CTTTTTGTTTGACAAGAAAGTATTCGCCAGAGGTAGGGGGTTTCCCTTCATATTTCGAATATTATTTCCCTTTTCTTCTGATTTTTGCCTTGGGGTCAATTTTACTGTAGCTAAACGTCCTTGCCCCAAAAACCCTCGCTAACGCTAGGTTGTGCTGGGGTAAAATAAATCTACCACAGCCTCAAAACGCCCTATCTACCGTCCTTTCTGGACATCGCAATTAGGTCTGATGGGCATATCGTTGGCGAGTATTTCGCTGATGTTCTCGTTGAGGATAAGGTAGTCATAGAACTGAAGGCCACTGAAGAAGTGAGCGCAATGAGTGAGATTCAATGCT
The genomic region above belongs to Selenomonadales bacterium and contains:
- a CDS encoding GxxExxY protein; this translates as MYHSLKTPYLPSFLDIAIRSDGHIVGEYFADVLVEDKVVIELKATEEVSAMSEIQCYNYLRATGIQVGLVLAFGARKLVICRVDCPE